One region of Camelina sativa cultivar DH55 chromosome 6, Cs, whole genome shotgun sequence genomic DNA includes:
- the LOC104699222 gene encoding uncharacterized protein LOC104699222, which yields MANLKSLDYPILQASGKNYLEWVKDTEIHLRSNGLAGCIDEEVESTDKKKNKCLQHMHHHIAESLKSQYLFIDNPLALWTQLKRRYGHQKTVLLPKAEFDWKNLRIQDYKSVEEYNSELFRIVSLLRLCGKEVTERELIEKTFSTFSPNNRVLQQQYRHQGFADYGALIECLLLAGQNDELLLMNSVMRPPGTAPLPEANNVDLGKKTTMESKEPKAPHETNYVHRERHYGQGRGGRGRSGRGGRGGQAGRGGRGRGGKGRTSFKPRTKVKSVCDRCGMSNHWSKTCRTPKHLIDAYQEVLKKNPEANYAYIDDEGDFDHENDDLLETSDCLQDDD from the coding sequence ATGGCAAACCTCAAAAGCCTAGACTATCCCATCTTGCAAGCTTCTGGAAAGAACTACTTGGAATGGGTGAAAGACACCGAAATCCACCTAAGGTCAAATGGCCTAGCTGGTTGCATTGATGAGGAAGTTGAGAGCActgataagaaaaagaacaagtgtCTCCAACATATGCACCATCACATTGCAGAGAGTCTCAAGAGCCAGTACCTCTTCATAGACAATCCACTCGCCCTTTGGACACAGCTTAAACGCCGTTAcgggcaccaaaagacggtgctccttccaaaggccgagtttgattggaagaacctaaggatccaggattacaaatccgtggaggagtataactctgagctttttaggattgtctcactccttaggttaTGTGGAAAAGAGGTGACTGAAAGGGAACTGATAGAAAAGACTTTCTCTACTTTCAGCCCTAACAATAGAGttcttcagcaacagtatcggCATCAAGGCTTTGCCGATTATGGGGCACTCATTGAATGTTTACTGCTAGCTGGGCAGAATGATGAGTTGCTGCTGATGAACAGTGTTATGAGACCTCccggtacagccccattaccggaagcaaataatgttgatttgggaaagaaaactACAATGGAGTCTAAGGAGCCAAAAGCGCCCCATGAGACCAACtatgtccacagagaaagacactacggccaaggccgtggtggcagaggacgtagtGGCCGTGGCGGCCGTGGCGGACAGGCCGGCCGAGGAGGCCGCGGACGTGGTGGTAAGGGCCGTACGTCCTTTAAACCACGTACCAAGGTTAAATCGGTCTGCGACagatgtggtatgtcaaaccactggtCCAAGACTTGTAGAACTCCCAAACACCTCATTGATGCATACCAAGAAGTTCTAAAGAAAAATCCGGAAGCCAACTATGCGTAcatcgatgatgaaggagacttcgatcatgagaatgacGACTTGCTAGAGACTTCCGATTGCCTTCAAGATGATGATTGA